TGTTAAGACCGCAGCAGTATGAGGAGCTTGAAGCTCTACATGGAAACCGCAACATTTATTTTTTTGTTCATAATCAACATTCTTACCACCACAAGCGATTATTAAATCATCAAGCGAAGTGGGGTTATAAGGATTCTCTTTTGTTTTATGAGTCTCATTTTGAAGCTCTGAAGGGCGAATATTATGACAGCCATAAAATGGTGCAATGTTAAATTTGCTAAGTGGAGTAACAACCATCTCTTTTAGTTTATCAAGGCCAAAATCATCAATTATTGCATATAAAAAGTGAGTGATAGTGGAAGTACCTTTGTACTCTAATCCAACTTCATTTAGCTTCTCATTAACCTTAGCCTTTAGCTTTGAGTTGTGATCTAATCGGTGCTTAGTCATGGCAGTATTAAGTTGACATGTATTACATATAGTTACCATTGTTAAGCCGTGCTTTTCAGCATAAGCAATATTCCTAGCATTTAAAACTAAAGATAAAAAATCGTCAAAGTCTTGAAGATGAGAAGCTCCACAGCATGAAGCTTCTGTTAATTCAATTAACTCAATATTAAGTTTTTTTGCAACAGCATAAGTTGACATTAATTGCTCTGGAGTACTCTGTTTTGCTGTACAACCAGTAAAAAGTGCGTATTTTAATTTTTTCATCTATTTACTCCTAGAACTTTACTGTTGATGATGATTTTATAAGTTGTTGAATCTCATCTAAATTATCAGATTTTGGTATTGCCCATGGCATAACAATTTTGCCTTTTCTAAACATCTTAAGTGCAACAGGGATGTGCTTTATAATAGCCGGTCCTTCAGAATAAAGAACTAATCCACCCTCATCAAGTACGCCATGTTTAGCGATTGAGTGTTTAAACCCTACTGCATGACGAGTTGCTACATTACTAGTTGCAACTCCCTCTTTAAACAGCATTTGGTGTAGTTTAGTAATCTTGTCTATCGGATTCACCTCTTTTGGACAAACCTCTGCACACTCAAAACATTTAACACAATCCCAAAGACCTTGTTTCTCTTCATGTAGTTCTTCAAGTCTTGTAATATGGGCATCATCACGAACATCTGCCTCAAAACGGTAAGCTTTTGCAAATGCAGCAGGACCAAAAAAGTCTTCGTTTACTTCAACAACAGGACAAGCATAGTGGCAAGCGCCACACTGAATACATAAATCTGCGTCATTTAACTCATCAGCTTGTTCTGGAGTAACAGCACACTCCATTTCTGGATGTTCATCAATATGAGATATTAGATATGGATGAATAGCATCGTGCTTTTTCCAAAAATCACCCTTATCGATTATTAGATCTTTAACAGCTCTTTTTATACTTAGTGGCTCAAGTGTTAAATCAGTTCCAAACCAATCTATCATAGTAGTCATACTCTCTTTACAAGCAAGAGTTGAACGACCATTTACTTTAATGGCACATGCACCACAAATACCGTGACGACAGCTGCGACGATATGAAAAACTACCATCGAAATCCCATTTAATTCTATTTAATATATCTAAAACAACTTCTTCTGATGTAACTTCCATAGTGTAATTTTCATAATATGGAAGGTAATCATCACCAGCATTAAAACGAAATACTCTGAAGTTTACTTTTTGTGTAGTTATTGAATGTGTACTCATAAGTTCTCCTTAGTATGTTCTTGCTTTAAGTTCATGTTTGCCAAGTACAACATCCATGTAGTCAAGTGTAATATCGCCATTTTCAGACATGTAAGCCATAGTGTGCTTT
The sequence above is drawn from the Candidatus Sulfurimonas baltica genome and encodes:
- a CDS encoding CoB--CoM heterodisulfide reductase iron-sulfur subunit B family protein, which produces MKKLKYALFTGCTAKQSTPEQLMSTYAVAKKLNIELIELTEASCCGASHLQDFDDFLSLVLNARNIAYAEKHGLTMVTICNTCQLNTAMTKHRLDHNSKLKAKVNEKLNEVGLEYKGTSTITHFLYAIIDDFGLDKLKEMVVTPLSKFNIAPFYGCHNIRPSELQNETHKTKENPYNPTSLDDLIIACGGKNVDYEQKNKCCGFHVELQAPHTAAVLTGNAIAGAVDQNADWMVTPCPLCHLKLDTQADHASKAIGREVELPVLHMQQMVGLALGCSSEELGLKHHVAEVNFI
- a CDS encoding succinate dehydrogenase/fumarate reductase iron-sulfur subunit, encoding MSTHSITTQKVNFRVFRFNAGDDYLPYYENYTMEVTSEEVVLDILNRIKWDFDGSFSYRRSCRHGICGACAIKVNGRSTLACKESMTTMIDWFGTDLTLEPLSIKRAVKDLIIDKGDFWKKHDAIHPYLISHIDEHPEMECAVTPEQADELNDADLCIQCGACHYACPVVEVNEDFFGPAAFAKAYRFEADVRDDAHITRLEELHEEKQGLWDCVKCFECAEVCPKEVNPIDKITKLHQMLFKEGVATSNVATRHAVGFKHSIAKHGVLDEGGLVLYSEGPAIIKHIPVALKMFRKGKIVMPWAIPKSDNLDEIQQLIKSSSTVKF